From the genome of Agelaius phoeniceus isolate bAgePho1 chromosome 24, bAgePho1.hap1, whole genome shotgun sequence:
AGAGACTCGGGAAATCCTTCAGCTGAGAGGAGACAAGCTGCACCGAGGTTTATCTCCATGGAGAAATTCACTGACAAGCCAAACAAGGAAAACAGATTGTCAGCTCCTGGAGTACTGCAGGCTGAGGCAGACAGTCCAGCGCCCGTGGCAAGAGGTGCTGCAGAAATGAGCAGAGCAGGATCCGTAACACAAAACTCAAAACATGAGAAGAGAGTGAGGTTCACTGAGGAGCGTACTGACGAAATGGAGAGACCTTcaggaacagagagagacagtcCTGCTGCCTTTAAACCAGCAGGTTTGGAACGAGACTCTCCAAACTCACGGCCGCTTGCTGTGCTAACAGACACAAACTCTCCCGAAATGAGCACGTTGGACCTGAACCTCCAGTGCTCAGATACAGCCACCCCAGACATGGACTGCATGATCTGCTTCAACAAGTACAGCATCTACAGAGTCCCAAAGCTCCTGGACTGCCAGCACACCTTCTGCGCCGTCTGCCTCAAGCTGATCCTCAGGAAAGAGGAgagcacctggacaatcacctgCCCTCTCTGCAGAAAACCCACCTTCGTGTCAGGAGGGCTCATCCGCACACTCCAGAATAAAGAAGAGATCCTGGAGCGCTT
Proteins encoded in this window:
- the RNF186 gene encoding E3 ubiquitin-protein ligase RNF186, producing the protein MEKFTDKPNKENRLSAPGVLQAEADSPAPVARGAAEMSRAGSVTQNSKHEKRVRFTEERTDEMERPSGTERDSPAAFKPAGLERDSPNSRPLAVLTDTNSPEMSTLDLNLQCSDTATPDMDCMICFNKYSIYRVPKLLDCQHTFCAVCLKLILRKEESTWTITCPLCRKPTFVSGGLIRTLQNKEEILERLENLDSNPEVYICAMGLDGNSWTQSSQGILNPEESSPAHSSQAVQRLLLLLLLGVILAMLILPFMYSGTVKWVICLLLTLGLLMSMVLCCTPKFHCRCKKDSPASCDKEIHVVTVA